The following DNA comes from Castanea sativa cultivar Marrone di Chiusa Pesio chromosome 10, ASM4071231v1.
TtttattttctccattttttttatctgaGAGGCAGCATTcatcaaatataacaaaaacgTTGATAGGCTGCtctaaatgcaaaatttgaCAAGTACTAAGAAAAACTTATGATATTTGCAAAATTCCCATTATTTATGTTTCTAGGGATCAATTGGGCTTTGGCTCAAGCAGTAAAGGTAGGATTGGGATTGGGTCCTTTAATGAATCATATTGTagtgaaataaaagaaaaaaattgcaaagatTATACAAGTAACTCGGTATGCTTCATAGGTTGCCAATTTATGTACTAtataattaaccaaaaaaagttACCATGAAATGTGACGATGACCCATTTTGGATTGCTCCATATTGTTCACTTTCTTCTTGATTGCAAGCTTCAAATCCTTGACCGTTGCCGAATTCATCAGTGCCACATCTTCATCACCACCAAGGGAGAAtgaactttaaaatattttagttaacAGTCACATGCTTGTCAAAATGCCAAGctgagagggagaaagagacaGTACCGAAGGAAGTGTCATCCGATTTGAGGATGGAGATACGCATGGCGCTACCCAATTCGAGGCTGATGAGAGTGTCCACGTCCGATAAGGTTGGATTCTTGGGCACATCAGCAAGTATAGGATCATGGAGTAGAGTGGCAAGTGTTGAGTTTAACCTCGCCTTCTTCACATAATCTTCCACGTTTTCTTCCCTTTTCATACTAGATTCCATCATCATCGCGTGTGTGTCTCCTTCTCTCTTTCACTCTGAAATCTCAAATGATCAACAAGCAAGCAAGGTACTGGAATGGAAGGATGATTTTTCAACGTCAAGCTTAACTAACTCGACAAAAGATGAATTTAGGCTTGAAATTTGACTATAGGCTCAGCATTCCTTTATCATGAATTCCTGctgaaacattaaaaaaaaaaaaaatcaaccaaatacTTATCCATATTTCCAGCATTTAAAAATTCTAGATTAAAATTTCcacattatttttgtaatgaCTTACCATCTTGGTTATCAGGCAAAGGGAAGAAAGCAAAAGAGAGGGATTACTTCTAACATTAATGACAATTAAAAATCCAGCTCCTGTATACCACTTAATCATTTAAAATACCAAGAAACACTACCTCAAGCTACTTGGGAGTGCAAATTGATAATTCAAAATATTGAGAATGTGATAGAGTCACTTCCAGGGGATTGAGTTTTTAAACTGCATCAATAGGAATTGTCACAAGCTTGTTTACGTGTAAGttggaaggaaaaattattgTCAAGACTCAGAGCAAGCAAGGAAGTTTTGATCAAGGCCTTTAATTAGGCAATACTTACCTACTCTATAAGCTGCTTCCAATTACCAAATAGGCTGTGCAATGAGGCGAATGTGTTATGTACAAAGTTCTGGTGGGTGCAAAGattggaagaaaagaaaatacattgATTGAGTAGGACCCATTATGATTTTTAAGTTCAAAAACCCTTTCTTTCCAAGGAAAATTTTAGGGACAACAAATGCcacattttaaagtttaattatgGGGGTATTTTTGTCCATGAGAATCTGGTGGATCATAACTACACAGAACCATACAGTTTCCTAAATTTAACAAATGATCTGGAAATGTATAGCAAGTAATGTACACTAATAAAATAGTCCACTTAATGCTTGTAAGGGCCATGAGTATGAAATTTGCATGATGCAGGAATGAGGGAATTTGGTTAATAAAAGACCATATATTAGTCCTTGTATTTTGAAAAGTGCCAGAGTATTATGAGAAAACCGTTTTAATTCAAACTcagttttgttaactctttGATATCCCTTCAGGCTCCGATACCAAAGTAGTGGGAACAATTACGAACCATCTCATGTTTATTTAGatagtgttttcttttttggggatGAGCTGTCTATCTAGAGCATACTAGTCTCTAAGATATAATACTAAcgataaaattgtaacaatgcATGCTTAGTCAAATATTAGAAGAAAAGATATGAACAGGAAGTCATCTACCGGCACACAAAAGTTCCCAACAAGATGGAATTCAAAGACACACACATCATGGAGTCAGAATAATTAAAATATCTAATAGACATGTTATTCCAGCATCAAGTTACATTTCCACGCTAAAAACATCAACACAAAATATTTGTAGATTCAAGATAGATTTGGATAGGTAAGCTTTCGTGCAAACAAACCTGGTCAATCTTATTGGGGTTCAGTGCCCAATCTATCCTTCGATATGCGTTGCGAACTTCTTCACAGGAATTACAACAATCTAAATATGACTGCAGTGACAAAGAAGGAGGATGGGGGTTTGAATAATAAGTGATTAAGTATATCTATGGATAGGAACAACTTTCAACCATAGTCACCAACTCTGCATAATGAAATCACAATGTACAActtaaagatttatttttttgaggtgGGGGGAATAAGGCTGCCTATATAAATGATACATCAATGATATCAAGTTAGAATATGGCTTTTGGCTTTGCTTCttctgtattttttatttttttattttttgtctggACTTTGTAAGTAGTTCGACATTACACATAATCAAGCAAAGAAATATTGCACAAACTTGAACCCAaaccataataaaaaataaaaaaaaaatcttaatcaaATAACTATCAACACTCTACATTCAACTACATTTCGATTACAAAGTAATTAGCTGGCATTTATTCAGTAATCCATTAAGGTAATAGACTCATATCATACAAACAACTTCCAACAATATTTGTTCAACAATTTACACACAGCTTCcaacataaaattgaaaatattttgaattagcAGAAAGGGTCCAGACAGACAACTTTACCATTGCAGCACCATAGCTGGAGCCACAGTGTGTCTCATAATGCTCGAGCCTGCCACAATGTCTCTGTAGTGGTTTTTCAATCTGAATTGGCAGAAAGAACAGAGTTGTGTGAGATAATAGTAGACCAATTGGGATAAAATTTTGTCACTGAATTCCACATAACCACCACCTCACTAATGTTAAAGgtactacaaattttttattccatAAAGCTTACAAATTGACGTGATAATGAATATGATTAGTAGGTTTCAACTACtttataaatgaattttttactgatttgtaatgtttttaatttctagaGTGGACAATCGAAGTGTATCACAAAAGTACAAACTTTAAATACTAGGGATTCCTGAATCGTATATTACTcttaatttgaaagaaaatttatttgaacACAGAACCCTGGAGCTCACGAGAAGGAACtctagaaagaaaaataaatggttataaagagatatagagagagagagagagtagagccAAGACCCACGGCGAGGCTGAGAGAGAGTACCTGACTGGCGGTGCAACACTTACTATCGCATCAACTGTTTGGTAATTTGGGTCGACTCCTTCGAGTTTCGATTCTCtatcctctctctttctctctttggttttggttaatttggatttgatttttgatgAAATGGTGTTTAGTTTAGAGCTGCATTGCGTTGAATTTTCTGATGTGTTGGTTCTGAAatgaaatggtttttttttatttttaacatcagttttttttttttttcttttaattccgaaacttattaaaaaaaataattaactgtAGGACATAACTGAAGATTAACACGGGAATTTAACAGAGGATCACAGAGtacttaaatgaaaaaaactgaaaattaaagtttcagttttgcatttttgtaaaaaaaatattaaaaaaaaaaaaatgtattgacttATTCGGTCCGACCCGGGACCGATAACTGGACTAtttttaaagcccaaaagaagGCCCAATAACTCCCAAGCGTTTGGGCTTTGCTCTTTCATGTTTAGAGCAGAatgtttcatttcttttcttcttttttgaacgTATTGAAGCTTCATTCAAAGCAGGGGGAATatctactcaaaaaaaaaaaccttggttAATAACTATAGTCtataggggggaaaaaaaatctcccTTTTGCATTATGTCGCAATTCTGCATCTATCTCTGCGTGACAAAAGATTGTCTCACTtatctcttatttttattttattttttgcctttttttgaaaagtcaaatcAGCTAAAATTACATGGAGGAATATTTTTCATCTATACCAAATAACAACTAacatatccttttttttttttttttttttgagaattaacCACTAACATATTTAGTAAGGTTGTGAGGCTTGAGCAATACCATTCTCTTGTCTTCTAATGTGAGAAAAATTACTTGGAACAAAGGAATCACTAAGAAACTTCGCCTCCTCaatcaaattgaaattatgttgTTGTTGAATGTGAAGAATCAGTTTTAAGGATCTGGGTTATGAATCATTATGTTATGAATTCATTGGAAGAAGggcaaaagaggaaaaagagtGGCTCTTCTTACTCAGGATATGTATATGGATCCTTAATTTCTATTTtctggccaagtgctatattaCTAGTTTCGCCAATAAGCCAAAAAGTTATCGACTTGGTTGAGCAGCGTGGTGTGACTATTTCTGGCCAGGCAGTTTGCAACGTGAAAATACATGCATAAATCATAAGCATTTGGAGACTGGAATTACGCAACTCGTGCGTGAGAACCAATTTTCATCGATATGATATTTCAATAAGGCAAGAAAGAATTATTcctcaaataagaaaaagaggaaTAAAATCAAGGAAGAAATTATAAAAGTCGTGAAGAAAATGATATGCTTTTCAGATGCATTAGTACTTCAATTGATTCGTTTGAAATCTGTCACTTGGAAAAATAATTTGTTAGGGGCTGTTTGGCAACCGTTTTTAAAcgacattacatgtattttcacgcactttttcacctacgcatatttctaaaaaatacaaacaatattactagaATAACGTTACCAAACGGTCCCTAGTCTCCCGAAATATGCCAATGTCCATGGCTGCTGAAAACTCATCTTTAAGTGGGTTAAGTGAGGAAAGAAAATGTTGAAGAAAATCTCATCTTGCCTTAATtaactaaaagaataaaatactatacTAAGACCTATCACAAACTGtgatgttgtgaaaatattatgacattttattttattcctaAACTTTTGCAAATCAATTTAAGTTGTCTAGTGCGATCTTGACAATttgattaacaaaaaattagagATAATCATATAAAAGCTTTTGGAGTTTTACCATGGTTTCAAATGGAACTAAAAGGTTTCATTTGCATCAATAGTCAGTTACTCGTTATATAGTTTAAGTTTCGGTTGAGCAAAATGCCAAGTGAGGGTCTCGCGAACTTTCTATTTCCAATTTGTTCGAGTGAGCCTTTTAAAGCTCGATTTCTTTAAAGCTACTCCTTAATTCAACTCCATGCAAAccaatttatttgtataaaaCCTTGACTAACACTTGTTTTGACTAGGAACCTAGAGCCTAATAGTTgctaaatattacaaaaatcCATAAAGACCAAAGAATTACAAAAACCCATATCAAAAAACTTTCAAATCAACCTAAAAGGCCGACAACAATATCATAAATACACAAATCAAAAGTAAGGAAATcacaaaagacaaaataattAGAAGCCATATCTattgttttacaaaaaaaaaaaaaaaaattcccaaaaaatAAGGGGTAGGGTAGgagggaggaaaatatgatCATGGATCGTGACTACTGACTAGTGACAATTTAAGACATACAACGTGAGTTGTAACTAGTTGTGAGTGACTTCAAATGGCGATGCAGGTTACAATTAGTGCTAGCAGCAATGATGAGAAGCAAAGGAGCACTGAGTTCAATACGAGTAATTAGGTTGCAATGGTGTTGATGAGTTGGGTCATATGATACTGAGCTATGTTGCATTGAcccattgagagagagagagagagagagagagagagagagagagagagagagagagagagagagagagagagagagagagagagagagagagagagagagagagagattattttttaaatagtattttaaaaaaaaatattaaaaaaattatttcaataaaaatattttgcctACATGGACAGAGGTGAATGAAAAAGAATTAACCTAAAAATTATAACAACATTAACATCttattaaatgaaaaagaattacTTATAAAGAACATAACATCCATGATTCACCagtttattttgaaattcacgCACGTGAATACCTTATTGAAGTATTGATGGAATAAATTTCgtgttttattttcttcttggtAGTCACATCATTGAGTGCGCAGCCATCAAATCAAACCATGCGCAAATTTGAgatcaaatcaaaatcataatttaaCTTTATTATGTCGAATTGGCTTCCCTCTCTAATTGGACgtaaaggaatatatatatagaaattgtTCAATCGGAAAATGATTGTGAAATTGGTTCCGAACATACTTATATTCACCAACTTTGAGTTCCCCGCATGAATGGGCATACATCATTTTGAGTTGGACTTTATGCGAAGTTGAACCATATAACTATACAGTAACTGtgttccattttatttttcttttcttttatgttttttttttggggtttaaaattatatttcttgGAACATAATGAAGAATAAAAGGCTTGTTTTATGTCACATTCTTGCTTTACCCTCTAAATTTTCATGAAAGCCTAAAATATGAACAAAGTGGAACAGTCGGACGTAAAgtccaaatatatattttatatatgaatgGTCTATTTTCATTAAGATTTCATTAATTCATATAGGTGAAATAAAGCCTATGCAGGTTtggctttattattattattatttttttaaatctatgaTGAGAAGGAAAAATTTTTGTATGAGATGTCTCATAAGACCGTCTCATATAATACTTACTCAATTGAAAGAGAGTAGATTTAAGctctaaatatttttgttaaaaacattaAGAAGTGTCAAGTGCCAATCAATTAAACTATAAAACTCATCTCTTGGCATTTATGACTTTATTCTAACTCCATTATTTGTATACTTAATTCATAAGCaaagttatttttttggagatattTGTAAGCAAAGTTGGCATTTTTGTTTATGTGCAATAAGGACGTAAGATGGTGACACACACACTAAGTTTTATTGTCAACTTACTTCctatgtacaaaaaaaaaaaaacaaaacgcaAGTCAAAATACTAATTTATGTTAATATCCTAATCCCTATCAGTTTGTAACACATGTAAATTACTTGCTGGAGAATGATGTCATTTAAGGTCTGTTTGTTCCCCATTTctgaaaaagtgatatttgcTAATTAAAATTCTATACATAAAGAActtttcgaaaaaaaaaaaaaaaaaccttctttttctcttcaaagcactattttttaaaaacttttccCCAGGATCTCTTCAAAACACactttgtagtttaaaattttacaaataaaataaaataaaaaaggaagaatgaaagtattttaggctttttaaaaatcaaacctCCAGAAATCACATTGCTACTTAAAAATTATTCTAATTAGTAAGATATCTTTGAACAAAGTTTAGTTCTaaactaatttgaaaatatcTTTTCCCACCCACTATGTggtgatttatattttataacattatttacttatattatttaaataagttatataattcattttaaaaattatgtaattaaAACTACATATAAATAGTTTCTTCAATCACCGTATAGTTTTTTCACAAGTTCTTCATTTATAGCaga
Coding sequences within:
- the LOC142612695 gene encoding U11/U12 small nuclear ribonucleoprotein 25 kDa protein, which gives rise to MMMESSMKREENVEDYVKKARLNSTLATLLHDPILADVPKNPTLSDVDTLISLELGSAMRISILKSDDTSFDVALMNSATVKDLKLAIKKKVNNMEQSKMGHRHISWKHVWANFCLSYDKEKLLDDNSVLQDYGIRNNSQVHFIPYVLSKDSQKHSKGRKHRFFHGLNKYA